Below is a genomic region from Acidobacteriota bacterium.
CATCGACTTCGCCTTTGACGGTTTCGACAACATAGAGCCGCCGGGTCTGTTTATCGATGGCAATTCCCGAAGGTCTGTTGAACATGCCTTCATCTGCGCCAAGTCGTTTTTGAAATTTGCCGTCGCGGTTGAAGATGAAAATTTTTCCGCTAGCCGAATCGGCTGCGTAGATATTGTCTTCGGCGTCAATTGCGACGGCGACCACGGAAATAAATGGGTCTTTGTTGGAGGGTTCTTTGATAGAGAAATATTTTTTTTCCTGCGCATCAAAAACGTGTACGCATCGCGCTTTGGGGTCAGCGACGATTAAACGATTGTGACTGTCTGTTGTGACTCCGTAAGGTGAAACCAGAAAGGCATCGGTTTCCTCGAAGCCGACAATTTTTTTCACCAGGCGTTTGAGAAACGATGATTGTTTGAGTTTCAAATCCTTGGGTGAAGCGATGCTGTTTAAATATTTAATGCGCGGCGTATCGGGCGCAGCGGGCCAATACAACTCACTGCTATCGCGGTTGTCCGCAACAATATTTGCCAGCGAACCTGAAAAAAAGATTAAAAGCAGCGCGCCAAGAAAAATCAGCGTGATGAGCGCCTTCGCTTTTTTTACGTTATCGAATTTCATCTGCCTGCCTTTAATTAAAAAATTCTGAACGGACGCGAGACCCGGAAAAAGTAATACGTGCGGTCGCGCATCAATAAATTCTGGGTGTCCTGTTGTTGAATCAACGCCCCTGCCATGACCGTAAATTTGCCGAGTTTGTAAGTGATAATGACATCCAACTGCTCGCCGAAAACATTGTTGGTGACGATGAAATATGCCTGATCTTTGAGATAGCGGACTTCGATATCGAGGTCACGCGCGGGTTTGACACGAGCAAGCCCCAGGGTGAAGGTTCCCGAGGTTTTCAAAAACGGGTCACGAATCAAGGTATCGGTCGGCAACACGATGAACATCCGGCTGGGATCAACGACAAGCGTTGAAGTGAACACATCGCGCAATCCTAGATGGTGGTTGCGCGAATAGAGCAGGGTGAAAATTCGATGGTCAAGCCCGGCTGAATAGGTCAGTTTGCGAAAATCTTCGCGCCCGCGATTGGTCAAATAGGTCACGGTGTTTTTGCCGATGGTGGCGTAGAGTCGCAAACTGCCACGCGGTTGCGTTTCGATTTTTCCGTTAAGATACTGGTCGGCAAAAAAACCGCCAATCTGAAAAGTGTCCGGTCGAAACGAATAGTTGTAATCGGCGGAAACCAGAATATATTTCATATCGCCGACGCTCACGCCTGCTGAATAATTATGAAATTCAATATTGCGGTCATGATTGAAATTCGATTTGGCATATGCCAAGCCTTCGAGCACGCTGGCGCGGGTGTCGATGAATTTCACGCGCTTGTTCCAACTGACGGTTCCTGAAACATCGAGCAGGCGAGTGGCAAATTCATTCAACGGATGCGGCGATTGAATGAAACTCGCGCCGGTCGCGCCGCTCACGGTAATTTCGGGTCGCAGACGATAGGTCGCCTGCGTGCCAATCGCATGAAAAGAATTGGTGAAGTTTTCAGTCGGTTGCAAACGCGCGGCGCTCGTTAAATCGCGAAAATTATTTGCTGCACTGAAGGTCGACTGTGAATCCAAGCGGTTTTGCAAAGCTTGTTGTAAACGCCTGCCTTCTTCGATAACCCGTTGTCTTTCGGCTTCGAGAAAATTGGTTTCGATTTTTTGTCGTTCAAGGCGTTGGGCTTCCATCGGCGACAGGTTCGGCGATTTGGCAGCATCGCGATTGGCTGCGACAACTTGTCGGTCTGTAGAAAGTTCGGCAATGGTCGCGCTTGCGGTAAGGGCGCTTGCATAACTGTTGTTGCGATAATACTGATGATAAATTCGGGTGCTCAGTTTTTCCGTATGCGCGGTCAGTAAATCGCTTTGCATATTGAAAAATGAGAAACCTTGTTTCGGGCGCGTCGGGTTTTCTAAAAAATGCAGATTTTCAAATGACGAATTGATATAGAGGTTGGATTTTTTTGCCACCGGTCGCCGCGCATCGAAACGCAACAAATGCAAATTGGTTCGCAAATCGGTAATCCCTTCGTCCGAAGACTGGCGATGGTAACTTGAATTGACATCCCACCCTTTGAGTTTATCGGCTACGTTTGTGGTGAAATTTCTGGCGTGGCTTTTAAATGCCGAACTGGTTAAAAACCGTGTGTCATAATCGGTGTCATCAAAATTGACAAACAAACGCGGATATTTCGCTAGTCGCAGTTGCCAATCGAATCCGATACTTTTGCGCCCCGATGATGCATTGGTAATCTGTTTTTCGAGATAGTTGCTGTCTTGCTTATTGAAATGAAAGCGAAACGGATAAGGCGAAGTCGGCAAAAAATCGACGTTCACGCCGAGACCGGTGATGCCATAGCGCGTATCGAATTCATCGAACGCGCCTTTGTTGCGCGTGAACCCGCCATCGAATGACAGCTTCAAAAAACGCGGGTCAATAATGTAGGTGCCGAGATGTAAATCCAACCCGAATCCTAAATCGCGCGATTGATTGCGAACGTCGTTGTCGGACGATGTGACATTTTGGGTTTGCGCGTGAACCTTGGATTTTGAGTAACTCAAATTCAACGTGCCGCTAAGTTCCACTTTTTGCTCCTGCGCATAAATGGTTGTGGTCATCCCAAAGATTAAAAATATGAAAAAGGTTTTGGATAATCGGCTTTGCATAATCACCTCGTTCATTGCTCGTTGACATATTCGATTTTTGCGGCGGCTTTGAGGTCGTTGATAAATTGCACCAGCGTATCTTTGCGGCGTTTTTCAACGAGGGCATTTCTTATCTTGTCTTTCACTTCATCGAATTTCAGCAACCGTTCACTCTGGCGGTTTTCAAC
It encodes:
- a CDS encoding 6-bladed beta-propeller, which codes for MKFDNVKKAKALITLIFLGALLLIFFSGSLANIVADNRDSSELYWPAAPDTPRIKYLNSIASPKDLKLKQSSFLKRLVKKIVGFEETDAFLVSPYGVTTDSHNRLIVADPKARCVHVFDAQEKKYFSIKEPSNKDPFISVVAVAIDAEDNIYAADSASGKIFIFNRDGKFQKRLGADEGMFNRPSGIAIDKQTRRLYVVETVKGEVDVLTLEGTGLFKFGKRGAGEGEFNYPTHICIKGDRVLITDTFNARIQIFNKDGKFISTLGRRGDGYGDLDKPKGVAMDSAGHIYVVEGLHDVVNIYDRDGSFLMAFGETGSHRGEFYLPTAIHIDADDNVYVADSYNRRIQVFKYLKESNATRK